The following are from one region of the Anabrus simplex isolate iqAnaSimp1 chromosome 8, ASM4041472v1, whole genome shotgun sequence genome:
- the LOC137501917 gene encoding uncharacterized protein encodes MAQQPSKRPLLITKTCRLRGVVWSARRILSAVILGFPDQGDVYSLNRMHIMDEDCSNKPSALDDSPKTNGSPKTVAADGEKEKDSDSGKENSGTASSKCEQDSTSKKRGASQEGSEKVDEEKESAADNEEDKTDESAELQIPVPVAASTPMTVKEGEAEKDNTNVESPSASGGEEGKQVVDNGARGDEAARQQEKQDQQQDYLKGGGAGDNCNLPPSPPEEEEDNSGASSPASQREEPKRCPERRKRDSSESDSDTPSVVKKMKMTHAELEERERTVSEYVESAAGTSLEEIQRHTEKLQQEIHTLNALARAKEQEWNNILRVRKIKEEMYIRLQRKKQVMLLMMGAAGKGGDALDWDLMSDIRFGDFFGSEELPYDKNKVCAMNCKRVSKASSNKFNMKGHLHQQPSSTGSVLKGVRNHLPVTMVPAIPSGPCNLSTTSPVSSSSSSHLSANTTLTRVPESSRDKLNGRTHRPILPKPTIIVPSGNGSNSNNSNNGQNPVIGEGRQGPILDVRSIIADYRSKHPGDVPRRGRRLKSALSPTPSCQVPENLVTSTRVSGTGGILSMASLALGSGSQMRPGPGLIGSSTTDMPDLGFLLNSAADSARQDSSRPSSADSSRSGAPSQVAHESGNHGAVGGISFKDVLVQFAKLSQNEQRHEPVPTTTAANKAPPYPEVTLHPVLAPNSPPSSSLLHGILTKSTSMQQQRGGDTNNARPTTFSPTLARLLTAPERMSGSIANTTTVTPFHGTAGPVSISDLLSTSKQTRNEITITPVAAQQPVKAKEEVVLLEEQEDSADRLVIDESGEGGPRIDAEDDQSGAQDISADDVPECQGCHQRAAQFVCAGCGNQWYCSRDCQVSAWDDHSEVCSG; translated from the exons TCTCAACAGAATGCATATCATGGATGAGGACTGTAGTAACAAACCCTCAGCCTTGGATGACTCGCCAAAGACCAATGGATCTCCCAAGACAGTGGCGGCTGATGGAGAGAAGGAGAAGGACTCCGACAGCGGGAAGGAAAATAGTGGTACCGCTAGCTCGAAGTGTGAGCAGGACTCCACATCGAAGAAGAGAGGAGCCAGCCAGGAAGGAAGCGAGAAAGTAGATGAAGAAAAGGAGTCGGCTGCTGACAATGAGGAAGACAAAAcag ATGAATCGGCTGAGCTGCAGATCCCGGTACCTGTGGCTGCATCAACTCCGATGACAGTTAAAGAAGGGGAAGCTGAAAAGGACAACACAAACGTTGAGTCTCCGAGTGCTTCAGGAGGAGAGGAAGGGAAACAGGTAGTCGATAATGGTGCAAGAGGTGACGAGGCTGCAAGACAACAAGAGAAACAAGATCAACAACAAGACTACTTGAAAGGTGGAGGTGCTGGAGATAATTGTAACCTCCCACCTTCTCCTCCGGAGGAAGAAGAGGATAACAGTGGCGCAAGTAGTCCTGCCAGTCAACGTGAGGAGCCCAAACGCTGCCCGGAGCGGAGGAAGCGAGACagcagtgaaagtgacagtgatacTCCGAGTGTAGTTAAGAAAATGAAGATGACACATGCGGAGTTGGAAGAACGTGAACGTACCGTTAGTGAATATGTAGAAAGTGCAGCCGGGACGAGTCTCGAGGAAATTCAGCGTCACACAGAAAAACTTCAGCAGGAAATCCATACTCTTAACGCCCTTGCTCGAGCTAAAGAACAGGAGTGGAATAACATATTGCGTGTGAGGAAAATTAAGGAAGAGATGTACATACGTCTTCAGAGAAAGAAGCAAGTTATGTTGCTTATGATGGGAGCTGCAGGCAAAGGTGGTGATGCTCTGGACTGGGATCTAATGTCTGACATCAGATTTGGTGATTTCTTCGGTTCAGAAGAGTTACCATATGACAAGAATAAGGTGTGTGCTATGAATTGTAAAAGGGTTTCCAAAGCATCCAGTAATAAATTCAACATGAAAGGACATTTACATCAACAACCTTCATCTACTGGAAGTGTTCTGAAAGGTGTACGCAATCACTTGCCTGTTACAATGGTTCCTGCAATACCGTCAGGTCCTTGCAATTTGTCAACGACCAGtcctgtctcttcttcttcttcttcccacctCTCTGCAAATACAACACTGACGAGAGTTCCTGAATCAAGCAGAGACAAGTTGAATGGTAGAACACATCGACCAATCCTACCAAAACCTACTATCATTGTCCCTTCAGGAAATGGTAGTAACAGTAACAACAGTAATAATGGACAGAATCCTGTGATAGGTGAAGGTCGTCAAGGGCCAATTCTCGATGTCCGTTCCATTATTGCAGACTATCGATCTAAACATCCAGGAGATGTTCCGAGACGTGGCCGAAGGCTTAAGAGTGCATTGTCCCCCACGCCAAGTTGTCAGGTTCCAGAAAACCTTGTTACCTCAACTAGAGTCAGTGGTACTGGTGGTATATTGAGTATGGCATCATTGGCTTTAGGGTCAGGATCTCAGATGAGACCTGGACCTGGACTTATAGGCTCATCAACAACAGATATGCCTGACTTAGGGTTTCTCCTCAATTCTGCTGCAGACAGTGCTCGACAAGATTCCTCGAGACCTTCCAGTGCTGATTCTTCTCGCAGTGGGGCTCCTTCTCAGGTTGCACATGAATCTGGAAACCATGGAGCAGTGGGAGGAATCAGCTTTAAAGATGTTCTGGTTCAGTTTGCAAAACTCAGCCAGAATGAGCAGCGCCATGAGCCTGTACCTACAACTACAGCTGCCAACAAAGCCCCTCCATATCCTGAAGTCACTCTGCATCCTGTGTTAGCTCCCAATTCTCCTCCATCTTCCTCATTGCTGCACGGCATCCTTACCAAGTCTACGTCAATGCAGCAGCAAAGAGGTGGTGATACTAACAATGCACGTCCAACCACATTCTCTCCAACTCTTGCAAGATTGCTCACTGCTCCAGAGAGAATGTCAGGCAGTATAGCCAATACCACCACAGTCACACCTTTTCACGGAACTGCAGGACCAGTCTCAATATCCGATTTGCTGTCTACTTCCAAG CAAACCAGAAATGAGATCACCATTACTCCTGTTGCTGCTCAACAACCAGTCAAAGCCAAAGAAGAAGTTGTACTTTTG GAAGAGCAGGAAGACAGTGCAGATAGACTTGTTATTGATGAGTCTGGAGAAGGTGGACCTCGAATTGATGCAGAGGATGATCAAAGCGGTGCCCAAGATATTTCAGCCGATGATGTTCCAGAATGTCAAGGTTGTCACCAAAGAGCGGCTCAGTTCGTATGTGCAGGGTGCGGAAACCAGTGGTACTGTAGTCGTGACTGTCAG